The genomic DNA ACACCCAGTGGATGTAATACAATATGAATTGAATATTAAGAACATTTTTGAATTCTTTACATATCTtgcttctttttcttttttacttttctgtcaatatatgttatttataaaaacatacatacatacatatatatatatatatatatatatatatttatatttaataattttcatatttttatatctttgcATTTCatagataattttttttttttttttttttttttttttttaaacatatataaaatatatattatatatatatatatgtatgtatgtttaaaatatttatgtgtattattgttttcttttctattttattatattgtaaacatgagaaaatgtatataaaatttaatatgaattaaaaaaaaaaaaaaatatatatatttataaacaaattgaaataataataccttttttaaaaaaaaaaaaggaaaaatataaatttgtcAAACATTTTgttgtataaaatatatatatatatatatatatatatatataatatttcgtagtatatatattatacctcATTATATATCTCATGATAAAATACATTTACTTGTGTTTTATTGTTGAAAATCCAAGAGCCATCTCCGGTAGGTTTATTTTCTCGAAATCTCCCAACAAAATACATACCTAACATAgggatataatatatatattattgttcatataatttttttttttttttacaattccttttttttggttttattttttaaccaTTTGGAAGTGTCCACTTtccatatgataaatatcCCTCAGCCCAATTACCTTCTAATGTACTcttacatttattatatatatatttacctttaaaaaaaatatatatacacacacacatatatatatatatatatatattattatatttgtttattcttACCAGGTCCATTTTTCTCTCCGAATTTCCACGTCCCTACATAGACATCTCCATTCTCATATACCATCATACCTTCATTGTGCTTCAAtccattaatataatttccataataataacatctttcctcttatatataaataaatacatacataaatatatacatacatacatatatatatatatatatatatatatatatatatatacttgttATGTTTTCAAGATTATACTTTCTAAAGGaagtttcatttttttcttcttttcctttttttttttattcatattttttataagtgCGATTAATTCTTTGcacaatttatttttttttaataattcagaATCGGACTTATCCTCCTCAtagtttttattatcatcactttGTTCATCCTTTTCTTCGATTTTTATCTCTCCATTAGAATCATCGTCCATTTCTTTGTCACTCTCCTTTTCTTCATCgcttccttttattttttcatttctctttttttttattttcttatcaatattatatatataagtgcCTATACCACTTTTCTTACCATGCTCATACGTCCCTTTATACACATCaccattataatatatatattgaccttttaaaaaaaaaaaaaaaaaaaaaaaaaaaaaacatatattattaaaaaataaaacattcatatatatatatatatatatttgtttatatatatacccatGAAtctataaacatataaatgtattaatatcTAATTTTTAATGTTGCTAAGGAGCCGTGAAAACATTACCGTATCCATGTTTTTTGCCTTCTAAGAAATAGCcgtaatatttttcttctgtctttttatttttattaaagcGATAAAAAATGCAGGTACCTAACCCTGTATATTTTTCCAACGAATTGGTCCTTACTCCATTTTCTTGGACTAATAACAATttatgctttttttttttattattctttttttcagacattatatcttaaaaatataaaataaataaatatatatatatatatattatatatattatatatattaatgtatggctatattataaatatgcatGACAAACCGTGAATTTTAACATACAGAAGATTTcatatcaataatatataaaggagaaaaaaaaaaaaaaaaaaaaaatcttcaAATATAATGGCAACAGtaaaatgtacatataactctgtgtttaattatataaaggaaaaaaaattttgtcatgaaaaaaaaaaaaaaaaaaatgtgtgcgattattataatatatatatatatatatatatatatatatttttttttttttgtgaaggAAGAGAGAGTCAAATTGCTAGTCGCTGCTCGAAAGGGTATAATACATTATTCCTTCTactaaatttttatatattttttattttatatatatatatatttataggcATATATGAGGATGTGGTTTCCTTGTCTAAATTGCAGATTCCCTTGGGCGATTATGTTCAACCTCCCGTGAGCACAactaagaaaataaataaataaaaataaataaatatatatataaataaataaataaatatatatatatatatatatatatatatatattttttttttttgttttaaaaattatagcATAATAGGACGGCTCTTTGGTATTCTTGTAGAAATGGGAGTTTAAAAATGGCTagattaattttaaaaaaaggaagTAACATAAATCATAAAGATTCCAAAGGAATGTCGCCACTTCATATATGCGTTAAATAtggacatataaatatagctAAATTTCTTATTGAAAATAAAGCTGACATAGATATAAAAGacaatgtataaataaacacacacaaacatatatatatatatatatatatatgaatatatatatattatttgtattccatttattattattaggaAGGACAAACTCCCATATTCTATGCtataatatacaaacattatgatgtaaaaatatatatataccttttcacattattaatataataaaacattttcaaaaaaaaaaaaaaaaaaaaaaaaaaaaaaaaaaaaaaaaaaacatatatatatatatatacattatagttaacatatattttatatgtgtaccaatttttattattcgtATATatgcttttctttttttttttatcagaTCGTTAAATTATTGATAGAAAATGGAGCTGATGTCcaaataaaagataatgtaacaatatatattgtgattatatatataaatgcattgttatatatatatatatatatatttatttatttattttaattttttagaaTAAGGCAAGCGTTTATGATTATGCAGATTTTAATGGAAAGACACAAttatctacatatatattatacaaaagtaaatattaaaaatgtatataaataaatatatatatatatatatatatatatatatatttacttgtgttcatattattatgtatcaCCCCCCCCCTTTAAACATCATTTTTCATATAGGTAACGAAATTATTGtagaaaaataaaaccaTACAAATAACCATTATAAATAgtttatgtttaaaaaagACCACTACGAGTtcaacatattttataaattatatatatatatatatatatatatatatatatatattcaaattatatatatgttcaatCAGAGttcaataaatttataaataataaaaaaaaaaaaaaaaaaaaaaaaaaattcaattaAATCCTCTTCATAAATATACTAATATGGTTACATAagaagatataatatatttataaaacaggataaattaaaataaaaatattattatatatattaaacaaaaaataatgtcattaagaatatgatatatattggGATGATtcaaaaatgatataaataaggaATAAACGGAtacataacatatatatatatatatgtatgtatgtatatatgtatgtatccAAGGTGTaacataatatttctttttatatttattttattttttttgctaattattatatatatatatatatatatatatatatatatatatttttgtataagtttatatatacatataaatatatttaaaaattttttatgtaatataaaattttatacaaACTTAAAGtatcaataatatttttaaaaaaacaaaaaagaatttattaatagaaatacaatttttttttttttttttttttttttttttttttatatatatatatatttcttatagtagtatattaaaaataatatattaataaagcttttttttttttttttttttatatattttttaattttaatattaattagtATGCTTTGCCTTTCTTCGTTCACCTCTTCCTAAAGCATGGAAACCACTCTTAATGGTTGTAACAGATCTGAAGg from Plasmodium sp. gorilla clade G2 genome assembly, chromosome: 10 includes the following:
- a CDS encoding ankyrin-repeat protein,putative, whose protein sequence is MATEERVKLLVAARKGIYEDVVSLSKLQIPLGDYVQPPHNRTALWYSCRNGSLKMARLILKKGSNINHKDSKGMSPLHICVKYGHINIAKFLIENKADIDIKDNEGQTPIFYAIIYKHYDIVKLLIENGADVQIKDNNKASVYDYADFNGKTQLSTYILYKSNEIIVEK